In the Plasmodium gaboni strain SY75 chromosome 13, whole genome shotgun sequence genome, CGCAAATGAGTGTAAATGATTTAGTTGATGATGGGGAAGAGGAAgaagatgatgatgaagatgaagaagaaCCATCATATGTTCAAGATCAGAATATGGCCAAAGTATTTGagaaatttttaaaaaccttttctgaaaaaaaaagtgaaGAAGATGAAGATGATGGTGATAGTATTTGGAAAGATAGTTTAAATTTTGATTTTCCAAGTAATTTAGAAATAGCAAAAGATTCCCattatgtattattattattttctattcTTCAAAATTCTTATTCAAGAAATAAGGTTTTGATTGTTGATATGAAACATGTGTTAATGTGGGAACCAACTGATAAAAATAGATTTGATATAGGTAGtcaattatatatgtatataaaacGACACTTTTTAAGAATATTAgatatttttgaaaaaaaagtacAGTTATTAGCCGAAAGTATTAATCCTATAAAAACTAAAGAAGTTGGAAAAATATGCTTAAGattttataataagaaGAATCCTATACATTCTTTACGAAGTTTAAGATGTGAAATGCTTGGAGAAATGATTAGTGTCAGAGGACAAGTTACAAGAACTTCTGATGTAAGACCTGAATTAACATTAGCAGCTTTTAAATGTAATGAATGTggtaatattattaatggGGTTAAACAACAATTTAGATATACACAACCAAGTAAATGTCCTTCAGCTAGCTGTAGTAATATGTCTGATTGGTCTCTCGTTTTGGAACAATCCTATTTTGTTGATTGGCAAAAAATCAGATTACAAGAAATTGCTCAAGAAAGTCCACCTGGTTCTATGCCAAGAAATATGGATGTAATATTAAGAAATGATATTGTAGATAGTGTACATGCAGGAGATCGTATTATAGTTACAGGGTGTTTAATTGTTGTTCCAGATATTCCAACATTAATGAAACCAGGAGATGTACCTAGAAGTGTAGCCAGACAActtttaaagaaaaatgaaaacTCTTTAGTATCACAAGGTTTAACTGGTATAAAAGGTGTTGGTGTACAAGATTTAAACCataaattatgtatatatgcatgccaaatagaaaaattaaatagTTCTAAgaaagataataattttgatgAACAAACGCAAGTAGATATAAATTGTGAAGAAATTCTTAATTGCGATGATTTGAAATGGTTAAGAGATATTGCAACACATCCAAATACTATAGATATATTAGCAGAATGTATAGCACCTAAAATTTGGGGTAATCttgaaattaaaaaaggaGCATTATTAATGATGACAGGTGGTGTACAAAAGATTACATCAAACTGTAAATTAAGAGGAGATATTAATATGTGTATTGTAGGAGATCCAGGTACAGCCAAAAGTGagatattaaaatatgttGAAAGTTTTGCTCCTAGAGCTATTTTCACATCAGGAAAAGGATCAACTGCTGCTGGTTTAACTGCAGCTGTACATAGAGATCCTGATCAAGGAGATACTGTTTTAGAAGCTGGAGCATTAATGTATGCTGATCAAGGTATTTGTTGTATTGATGAATTTGATAAGATGGACGAAAAAGATAGGGTAGCTATTCATGAAGCTATGGAACAACAAACCATTTCAATCACAAAAGCTGGTATACAAGCTACCTTAAATGCAAGAGCTTCTGTTCTTGCTGCTTGTAACCCTAAATATGGAAGATATGATACTCTAAAAACATTTGCTcaaaatgtaaatattcCAGCACCTTTATTATCTCgttttgatttattttatacTATGCTTGATTGTATTGATATTGATAAAGATACTAGTATAGCTAACCATTTGGTATCTATGCACTGTGGAGAAGAAGCAGAAAAACATTTAAGAGCAAATGCAGGAAGATTGGATTCTGTTAAattagaaatatatttagaaTTAAGTAAACGAGTGAAGCCATTATTAACTGATGAGgcaaaatataaattaatacaTTATTATGTTTCCTTTAGGAATATTGAATATTCTCCAGGGGCACAAAGATCTATGAGAATGACTGTGCGTCAGTTAGAATCACTTATTAGATTAAGTGAAGCTGTAGctaaattaaaattttctCATTTCGTAGATGTAAAGCATGTAGAAATTGCATGCTCTATTTTCAAAGCATctatgaagaaaatatcAAACGAAAAAGAAATCAACTTGGATGAAGAATTTGATAAGGttaataattctttaatGGGTAACAAGGTTAGTAAATTGGATCAGGAAAATGAAAATCCTgaacaaaacaaaaaaattacaacAATTAAAGCTAGCGaatatcaatatatatctGCTATTATCTTTGAAATTATTAAAGAATACgaatttaataataataatgaaagTATTACACAAGATCAATTAATTGAAACATATCTTCAAGTATATGCAAAAGCGGAATCTAGTGAACAAGTTGATGAATGgatttataaattaaaaaaaattattaacaGATTGATAAATCAAGATATAAAACTCTTATCAGAAACTAATGAAGATGATCCTGAAAAGGTTATTATAAGAATCCATCCAAATTATGCAGGTCCGATAGTTGAGGGTGtttcaaataaaaatacatatgGATATAAcacatttaaaaattatcaaaCTCAAGAAAAGGTCCCAGAAGATGATGTAGACTTTCAAGAAGAAATTGacaatttttaaatgttaccatattgtaatattatatatatctattatgtatataaatatatataaatatatataaatatatatatatatattagtGTTATTAGGATAACGTAGTAAATTATACTATTCgtatatgtacatatatttacatatgATAAAATGTGCTTCCTTTGTGGTGTCTTATAAGgacatataaaatttatacTAATGATTTCAAATTAATAGAGATCATATTCTTcttattaattataatccttttaaaataatttcaattatatatattttaagttcacaaaaaaaaaatatattatatatatatatatatatatatatatatatatatattatatataatattttaaatgaagaaataattattctatgtataatgtttttttttttcttttcttccatgataataataaaagaaaaaaaNNNNNNNNNNNNNNNNNNNNNNNNNNNNNNNNNaaaaaaaaaaaaaaaaaaaaaagtgtgtatttttattaacattttatatgtgtatatatattttactaTGATAATTCTTGTAACAATAATGTATTTTTCCCTTTTAAAGAactatataattttataaattctttcattttaatgatatatatatatatgtattatatttttttttttttttttttttttttttgttataaaGCATAAAAAAATGGTTTAATAActaattattttataattttattaataaatatatattattctaaatatgttatgttttacaaaaaaaaaaagactAAAAAAATTGCATCTtattaaacaaataaaaaaaaacaaaaaaataaaattgcatatatttaaaatataaaatgatatgaattatatatgcttaatttttttctttaaaaatttaattttattcttttttcGTAAGTTTTGTATATTAGTTAATAAATCTGTTTTTTCTTTGCTGTGTTGAATAGTTTTAGAAATTTTATCcatttcatttttgttaatgtgttcatttttttgattGAGAGTTATGATGTTTCTTATTTGTATATCACTGTGATCAGAGattaattttttaacatatgcttttttatcaaaatCTGTATTTAAAATAGCCCAATCAAAATAAGGTATGTTAATAACAACATATCCTAAATCACTTAACAATTTATGTTTAAATTTTGATAAggatatatatgattttgtatttttataaaaatgatgtTCTCCATTTACCTCGattattaatttcttatttttattttgaaatGTATTTGTTACATTATTTACATCATTTTCCTTTACACATTTTTGAAAATTTATCGaattttgattattattatcatttgtaTAATGTTTATCCTTGATTTGATGTTTATTTTGATGAAGTATATAATTCTTTGgtattttaaaaaatgtttcATCCTCTTCTAAAAAATCAACATTATAAGGGCCTATGGTTACTTCTTCTAATGttgttatattaaaagttaataaaatattttttacatttttttgtaaatcTGATTTAACATGATATTCTATagttttttctttattttttatacaatttaaatattcaatACATTCTTTGTTTAAATGGTTGTATACATTAGGCACATGTTGTGTTCTTATAGCTAGTTCACATATTTTCAGTTGAGTTAAATAAACATTATCTAgaattatatcatattttatcaaatttgtaattattaaattgtAAATATCAACATTttcaaatgaaaaataGCATAAACCTAATaacaattttattaataatttaaaatttatttcatGTATTCTTTCgttatttaaaatattatttatgtgatatattattccttcttcatatatatctaatTTGAATAAgctataaaaaatttttactttatcagaaatatttatgcagctaaaataattattatttttcatatcaatattttttaagttTTCTTGCAATAATagattattatataaattattatgtaaaGTATTAGTCGTATCATTATTTGTtaattttatgtttttattatcttcatttataGTAAAATTATCcatttcattattttttattatatcattcGATGAAGTCAAAATGAAAGAAGATgaatcatttttatttgcTACTTTGTTTACTTTATCATCATAAGAATTgcttttcttttttatagcaatattatcatcttGAGGATATAAATCCATTTCtaaattttgatatattatattttttttatttaaaacaATATTCGCATTGTTACATGATATATTGTGTGGTTGGCTATCCATCTTTTTATCACACATATTATGCtctatatttaaataaacaaaatatgataatatatcaCCTATGAGATCATTTTGtctatatttatgaatAGAATAGGATTctaacaaaataattaaacTATTTGTATCATAAAGCTTTTgctttatattttttgaaaaaacTGAATCAAATATATGTATCGTTTTAGTTggaaataatttattttttcctaggaggaaaaaaagaattattaaattgtTTGAAAATGGCAAATagttcatatatatattgagaacacttttataaaacatatgATAATCTagttttaaatataataagcattgcataatataaaatattttatttactgaattattatctatataaGGAGTTATATCTCCATCTGATATATTAAgaaattcatttttaacTTTATTTACAATTTCATTTGTTAATTTTAAATGGACATAATTTAAATCTTTTAAGCTTCTTGAAATACTTAATAATGTTTCTAAAATAAATAACTTTTTTTCACCAATTGTTAATGTGTTAGAATATAAGGAATTATTATCATGGTTATAATTGcacatattattattacaattatttttattcgTATGTTGttcaatattataaaattgCATATTACCTATACTTGTGTTAAGattattaacatatatattattatcatatataatattagattcttcatttattttgttttcattataatttatctCATGATATGTTCTATTaactttattattaatatcatttgaaagctttttaatttgctcattaatatttttttttataaaaaaggaagtatgattatttttaccAGATAACATAAATAGATGGtcaaaattatatgtcAATTTGTcacatataattttgatgAGAGACCAATTAAATGATTGTAATCTTTTGcaatacatattttttttaatcatacttattttattaagaATGGACaaataatgaattaaatCTTCTAAGTtatattcatcattttttataaaataaaaacatttattcatatatccttctaataaaatattatcaacTAAATTTAAGTTCgttaatatattcattgTATGAATTAACATTTTACTTGTATATAGATAATgtattttaaattttatagaATTTAAAAGATTCTTATTAATATCCAAGCATAAATTAGAATAGAAATTATCTTGAAAATATGgataatatttattaaataaaactaatattaataataaattttcaAGAGTTTCTTGTTCaatttcattattatttttagctttatatattaattttttaaaaatgtccaggttcattttattatcatctcTTAAATACTTATTCaattctttaatatttatatttttttctgattttattcttttcaAAACATTTAAGCTTAATTTAGATGTCCTAATAAATTTCTTTTGAAGGTTTAAGTTCccatcattattataattattatttataattatacatGTACGCTTTTtgtttaaataatttaaaaataaacatgTACGATTTCTTATAATGgtcataatttttttttttttttaaaggatagtaatatgaataaatattaatatattataatgaaccattttagaaataaatcctcataaatattaataaaattatattcatagatattttgatatatacatttttagATTAAAgggaaaaatataatatatatacatttcttttaaaatattttggATCATCtgttattaatatatctgttcatataataataatgttatctatatgtttataataatttttattaatatatataaccaCATGACTATTATTGTTCTATTTATTGAATAATTATGGTTTTTTGATATTTCAGAATTATcttatatgaatataatatatatatataaagtattttgatgttataattttataccttacatataattaaacTATACCAATTAGttaaaatacatatattatataaatataatttcatattatatttctacataaccatattattatattgatatgaatttttttttttttaaagaaataaatgaGAAATTAAAAGAACATTAAGGAAAACATTactatattataaatttttttttattataatttcttataaaattgatatattggtaaaaaaaaataatatacataatttttttttttttttttttgtatatcattattatatataatcaatgaaataaattttcatattatgtaataaattattatatatatatatatatatatatatatatatatataatatacctataaatatcatatatataatatatagtatataatatacttatatatatatatataatatatatgttttttacatagaaaatatttttaatatatgtatttttatatatattcctttatGACAATAATTAAGCAggatttttttttttttttttttttttttttaattatgaataattttataaatctacaaaaatttacaaaacttaatattattctttcatttgataaaaaaacTTGAAGGTTACATatcattttaattattttttcagaattaaaaaattgttttatttattatttattttatttttttttttattcccttgataatataattttgttcctttttttttttttttttttttttttttttttttttttttttttttttttttttttttttttttttttttttttgtaactgcattatatatgtatatactattatatatatataatattatttaataaaataccAGAAATgtacaaaaataatacgtttatatatatatatatatatatatatatatatatttgttaagtattattttataattaataatatatgcataatttttataatgtaaaaaataCTAAATTTATgtttcataaatatatgtataatatatatatatattatattgatttatatattaatacataaaattttgataataGAATATGTTTAAAATAGAATATAAAGAAGATAGAGGAAAATGCGTTATTGCAGTAAATCAAATACGAGCAGGATATTGCTTGGTAGAGTCGCATCCCGAGATATTTATTCCCTTATGTGTTAAATATATGGCTCCTAGAATTATTGATCAGAATATTAAGAAGAATAATTTTAAGATAATAAATACGTGTTTTTATTGTTTAGAAAAATTCaataaatgtatatgtTGTCCTAATTGTAAATATGTTGTATATTGTAGTGACATGTGTTTAGAGCGAGCTTGGAAATCTCATAGAGAAGAATGTGATATATTTCGatctaatatatttgatagATATTGCCCGTCTATAACAATGAGATTAGTTATTAATTGTTATTTAAatcattttaatttttatgacTATTGTGGTAGTAGTACAGATATAagtaaagaaaaatatgaaagaTTAAAATATCCAGCATATATAGTAGCTGTAGCACTTATGAGTAAGAGGAAAAAGATATTTCACaattttgataataatgaaagtatacttaaaaatattatagaaaaatttattaagATATCTAAAAATAGTTTACAAATTATTGATAATGAATTAGAACCAGCTGCATTAgcaatatataaaaaaccTGTACCTTTTTTTAATCATTCTTGTTTAAGTAATTGTGTTACTGTTTTTAGAAATcagaaattatatattagaaCATTAATGGATGTATATCCAGGTGAAGAATTAACAATTAGTTATATAGATATTGCTTTTGATAGAAATACAAGATTATCTATATGCATGgatcaatatttttttacatgTTCATGTAAATTATGTAAAATTAATATAGCATCAGAATgtcataatatttttaatacCGAAATTGTATGTACAAATTCGGATAATTGTAAAAAGTTTTTAGGATATATGGAAATAATACTTATATCAGAATTAGAACGTAAAcaatgttatataaataaaaatagttTTAAAACATATCCTGTTTTAAGAAAAAGTAATATTGATAATGTATGGAGATGTATGTTATGTAAATCAGAAGTTGgtgataatattataaaaggTTTAGTAGacaaagaaaaagaaacatTTAAAGAAACTGTGTATCTTGAAACAttatttaatgaaaaatacacatatgataataaaagtGTTTTACAATCattaaacaaaattaaatcaaaaattgattatttaacaaattattatcatcatgCTAAATATTCTCTTCAAAAAATGAGAGctaaaattttatatatatctatacAATTACATGAATTTAAATTGGCTTATAATATAGCAAACCAATATTTAAAATCTATTGAAATTTCTTATGGAAAATATTCTCCAATATATggttattatattttcctCACAGGGAAACTAGCTTTA is a window encoding:
- a CDS encoding DNA replication licensing factor MCM6; translated protein: MSAIFNESELSGLDAHSAFGNNETSSFQKKKRRIDENSQMSVNDLVDDGEEEEDDDEDEEEPSYVQDQNMAKVFEKFLKTFSEKKSEEDEDDGDSIWKDSLNFDFPSNLEIAKDSHYVLLLFSILQNSYSRNKVLIVDMKHVLMWEPTDKNRFDIGSQLYMYIKRHFLRILDIFEKKVQLLAESINPIKTKEVGKICLRFYNKKNPIHSLRSLRCEMLGEMISVRGQVTRTSDVRPELTLAAFKCNECGNIINGVKQQFRYTQPSKCPSASCSNMSDWSLVLEQSYFVDWQKIRLQEIAQESPPGSMPRNMDVILRNDIVDSVHAGDRIIVTGCLIVVPDIPTLMKPGDVPRSVARQLLKKNENSLVSQGLTGIKGVGVQDLNHKLCIYACQIEKLNSSKKDNNFDEQTQVDINCEEILNCDDLKWLRDIATHPNTIDILAECIAPKIWGNLEIKKGALLMMTGGVQKITSNCKLRGDINMCIVGDPGTAKSEILKYVESFAPRAIFTSGKGSTAAGLTAAVHRDPDQGDTVLEAGALMYADQGICCIDEFDKMDEKDRVAIHEAMEQQTISITKAGIQATLNARASVLAACNPKYGRYDTLKTFAQNVNIPAPLLSRFDLFYTMLDCIDIDKDTSIANHLVSMHCGEEAEKHLRANAGRLDSVKLEIYLELSKRVKPLLTDEAKYKLIHYYVSFRNIEYSPGAQRSMRMTVRQLESLIRLSEAVAKLKFSHFVDVKHVEIACSIFKASMKKISNEKEINLDEEFDKVNNSLMGNKVSKLDQENENPEQNKKITTIKASEYQYISAIIFEIIKEYEFNNNNESITQDQLIETYLQVYAKAESSEQVDEWIYKLKKIINRLINQDIKLLSETNEDDPEKVIIRIHPNYAGPIVEGVSNKNTYGYNTFKNYQTQEKVPEDDVDFQEEIDNF
- a CDS encoding putative RAP protein — protein: MTIIRNRTCLFLNYLNKKRTCIIINNNYNNDGNLNLQKKFIRTSKLSLNVLKRIKSEKNINIKELNKYLRDDNKMNLDIFKKLIYKAKNNNEIEQETLENLLLILVLFNKYYPYFQDNFYSNLCLDINKNLLNSIKFKIHYLYTSKMLIHTMNILTNLNLVDNILLEGYMNKCFYFIKNDEYNLEDLIHYLSILNKISMIKKNMYCKRLQSFNWSLIKIICDKLTYNFDHLFMLSGKNNHTSFFIKKNINEQIKKLSNDINNKVNRTYHEINYNENKINEESNIIYDNNIYVNNLNTSIGNMQFYNIEQHTNKNNCNNNMCNYNHDNNSLYSNTLTIGEKKLFILETLLSISRSLKDLNYVHLKLTNEIVNKVKNEFLNISDGDITPYIDNNSVNKIFYIMQCLLYLKLDYHMFYKSVLNIYMNYLPFSNNLIILFFLLGKNKLFPTKTIHIFDSVFSKNIKQKLYDTNSLIILLESYSIHKYRQNDLIGDILSYFVYLNIEHNMCDKKMDSQPHNISCNNANIVLNKKNIIYQNLEMDLYPQDDNIAIKKKSNSYDDKVNKVANKNDSSSFILTSSNDIIKNNEMDNFTINEDNKNIKLTNNDTTNTLHNNLYNNLLLQENLKNIDMKNNNYFSCINISDKVKIFYSLFKLDIYEEGIIYHINNILNNERIHEINFKLLIKLLLGLCYFSFENVDIYNLIITNLIKYDIILDNVYLTQLKICELAIRTQHVPNVYNHLNKECIEYLNCIKNKEKTIEYHVKSDLQKNVKNILLTFNITTLEEVTIGPYNVDFLEEDETFFKIPKNYILHQNKHQIKDKHYTNDNNNQNSINFQKCVKENDVNNVTNTFQNKNKKLIIEVNGEHHFYKNTKSYISLSKFKHKLLSDLGYVVINIPYFDWAILNTDFDKKAYVKKLISDHSDIQIRNIITLNQKNEHINKNEMDKISKTIQHSKEKTDLLTNIQNLRKKNKIKFLKKKIKHI
- a CDS encoding putative histone-lysine N-methyltransferase, which codes for MFKIEYKEDRGKCVIAVNQIRAGYCLVESHPEIFIPLCVKYMAPRIIDQNIKKNNFKIINTCFYCLEKFNKCICCPNCKYVVYCSDMCLERAWKSHREECDIFRSNIFDRYCPSITMRLVINCYLNHFNFYDYCGSSTDISKEKYERLKYPAYIVAVALMSKRKKIFHNFDNNESILKNIIEKFIKISKNSLQIIDNELEPAALAIYKKPVPFFNHSCLSNCVTVFRNQKLYIRTLMDVYPGEELTISYIDIAFDRNTRLSICMDQYFFTCSCKLCKINIASECHNIFNTEIVCTNSDNCKKFLGYMEIILISELERKQCYINKNSFKTYPVLRKSNIDNVWRCMLCKSEVGDNIIKGLVDKEKETFKETVYLETLFNEKYTYDNKSVLQSLNKIKSKIDYLTNYYHHAKYSLQKMRAKILYISIQLHEFKLAYNIANQYLKSIEISYGKYSPIYGYYIFLTGKLALFLDLKNEGLGLIHKAKKNIIKTYGPDSLIYKDLEKFLYTNKY